A window from Vigna radiata var. radiata cultivar VC1973A unplaced genomic scaffold, Vradiata_ver6 scaffold_180, whole genome shotgun sequence encodes these proteins:
- the LOC106778939 gene encoding telomeric repeat-binding factor 1: MAKEVNKQRRVKVPLSAEDTASLLQRYDAPTVLTLLQELANYPYSKFNWNDLAAKTSTGISNAREYQMLWRHLAYGHSMANLDDDAQPLDDDSDLESEREVLPRLNRETATEAAAFVKVIIASFKLGESSATSSVIQAPLTINTPSTIDKNESSSNTDIIFPVTVKRQTLPNTSSTKVVEANGSVRSSTSIKKKREPWSEQEDLQLRDAVQKWGEGNWATMIKRDDFPIKRSTSQLSKRWSTLRKREGDFN; encoded by the exons ATGGCTAAAGAGGTTAACAAGCAAAGAAGGGTTAAGGTTCCTCTCAGCGCAGAAGACACTGCTTCTCTGTTGCAAAG ATACGATGCACCAACGGTTTTGACGTTGCTTCAGGAATTGGCCAATTATCCGTATTCCAAGTTTAACTGGAATGATTTGGCGGCCAAAACATCAACCGGAATTTCTAATGCTAGAGAGTATCAAATGCTGTGGCGACATTTGGCGTATGGTCACTCCATGGCAAATTTGGATGACGATGCTCAACCTTTG GATGATGACAGTGACTTGGAGAGTGAACGAGAAGTATTACCTCGCTTAAACAGGGAAACTGCAACCGAAGCTGCAGCATTTGTTAAG GTAATTATTGCATCTTTTAAACTGGGTGAATCCAGTGCTACTAGTTCAGTGATTCAAGCTCCGTTGACTATAAATACTCCCTCTACCATTGATAAGAATGAAAGTTCGAGCAACACCGATATTATTTTTCCAGTAACAGTGAAGAGACAGACACTGCCAAATACATCATCAACAAAAGTAGTAGAAGCCAATGGTTCAGTCAGAAGTAGCACAtctattaaaaagaaaagagaaccaTGGTCAGAGCAAGAGGACCTGCAATTACGAGATGCCGTTCAGAAGTGGGGTGAAGGTAACTGGGCAACTATGATTAAAAGAGACGACTTTCCTATCAAGAGAAGCACCTCACAATTATCTAAG AGGTGGAGCACATTGCGAAAGAGAGAAGGCGACTTCAATTGA
- the LOC106778931 gene encoding uncharacterized protein LOC106778931 — MPENKVFPWVEKYGGATDPVKHLRSFMDAMAVYSSDELVWCRVFSLSLKDEALDWFHSLPPRTIDNFATLRHLFSQQYASNWSRGLTYTTLVRMKQGREESLKGFINRFNRTTRQVRNADQRLIVSALTTALRPGPFVDYLYEEEPQSMDELQTQVGRVHPN; from the coding sequence ATGCCGGAGAATAAGGTTTTCCCGTGGGTAGAGAAGTATGGGGGTGCGACCGACCCGGTGAAGCATCTGCGATCTTTCATGGATGCTATGGCGGTGTATTCTTCGGATGAGTTGGTATGGTGTAGGGTATTCTCTTTGTCTTTGAAGGACGAAGCTCTAGATTGGTTCCATTCTTTGCCGCCACGGACTATCGACAACTTTGCCACTTTAAGACATTTGTTTAGCCAGCAGTACGCGTCGAATTGGTCTCGGGGTTTGACATATACGACCCTGGTCCGAATGAAGCAAGGAAGGGAGGAATCGTTGAAGGGATTCATTAATCGTTTCAACCGAACCACTCGACAGGTGCGAAATGCGGATCAGCGGTTGATAGTTAGTGCACTCACTACTGCTTTAAGACCGGGACCTTTTGTGGATTACCTATATGAAGAGGAGCCTCAGTCAATGGATGAACTGCAAACACAAGTTGGCAGGGTTC
- the LOC106778918 gene encoding uncharacterized protein LOC106778918 — MSVAFTNLSWWLWSGKHQEPRISNGSSINSSADSNLWESDVLRFPLVQTNMGSSSRKVKRKWHSREERKVDREYDVVLVPSDGGCVSGSESDDSDWSIGWLEPHGPGFPSDDETDNSFAVLVPCYGRDYGRIVEDPKSNLLRGVGNFPDSYSDQSKKYVEDWLSSLRNT; from the exons ATGTCTGTGGCTTTTACTAACCTCTCGTGGTGGTTGTGGAGTGGGAAGCATCAAGAGCCAAGAATCTCAAATGGATCTTCTATAAATTCTTCTGCTGATTCGAATCTGTGGGAATCAGATGTTTTGAGGTTTCCTTTGGTTCAGACGAATATGGGGTCCTCATCGAGAAAGGTGAAGCGTAAATGGCACAGTAGGGAAGAGAGGAAGGTGGATAGGGAATATGATGTTGTTCTGGTTCCATCTGATGGTGGATGTGTTTCTGGTTCTGAATCTGATGATTCTGACTGGTCAATTGGCTGGTTAGAGCCTCATGGACCTGGTTTCCCAAGTGATGATGAAACAGATAACAGTTTTGCTGTGCTGGTTCCCTGTTATGGACGAGATTATGGGAGAATAGTGGAGGATCCAAAAAGCAATTTGCTGAGGGGTGTTGGGAATTTTCCAGATAGTTATTCAGATC AGAGCAAAAAATATGTGGAAGACTGGCTCTCTTCTCTTAGAAATACCTGA
- the LOC106778932 gene encoding protein NETWORKED 2A, translated as MTDMEEKVNEALVVLRDEGDSFAKRAEMYYKKRPELANFVEETFRAYKALADRYDHLSKELQSANRTIASVFPDQVPCHMEEDEEEESDTGTNSISSDPNNQTHDKPSIPKVPKTPKKDFRSQSMLISRKATLKKTPSSIKYIPTISSSGLTKDEALAEIDKLQKDILSQQTEKEFVRSLYERAYEKYWSIEDQITATQKRVCSLQDEFGVGTVIEDNDARTLMAATALKSCQETLDKLKEIQVQASKEAKEEYQRVKKAHEMFETLRDQFISKYMTSQLEHDDGDKCKSVETDQKSIDEEMDRLEQEAHNVGLLREKIKRKLEEDSSNSFTVTEMAECIDELVNKICTLETAVSSQTGLVKRLRSDTDGLQTSIRKLEEDKEMLIEDSEVTKKKLKELERELWRLKMLNRSVRSQDNTLQTRFTEATCNLEHLSGKLTYMKPDEEEENLVLYRKKRTASDGIPGKKFEKHGANLFVNNLDVKTIKEKNGANIHKNESNSIGSSFLNERIQKLPFHENDNSSDTVSNVDNESQDLDTGEGDQPNWRQMFMSGLDDREKILLEEYTSVLMNYKEVRAKLNDVEKRSRDSIFELTLQLREMKNALVAKDKEIQILRQKLNCPDANPDESPYTNTTEYKYTPNEAILRRASQRAYGSDSEVLHLNSNADANAVTPFSEHHGETESTRSITLSSLKMTLGRLMENQDNRHDLSNMEQKFRSAIDDLMEENLEFWLRFSTSVHQIQKFQNSVQDLKAELKMIRERNAKSEGHSNNKHHMQSELRPIFRHLREIRTELSLWVEHNAVLQDELQGRYSSLSNIQDEIARAGYAESGADQAELISKYQAAKFQGEILNMKQENSKVASELQAGLSLVKGMKVDVEKTLDELDEAIGDSSKSVSQIKKSSSRARIPLRSFLFGVKLKKQKNHPSLFACVNPALQRQHSFNEQAPAPI; from the exons ATGACAGATATGGAGGAGAAGGTGAATGAAGCCCTGGTTGTGCTGCGAGATGAAGGGGACTCATTTGCTAAGAGGGCAGAAATGTATTACAAGAAGAGGCCCGAGTTGGCAAATTTTGTGGAAGAAACCTTTCGAGCATATAAAGCCTTAGCAGACAGATATGATCATTTATCAAAGGAACTTCAAAGTGCAAACCGCACTATAGCCAGTGTTTTCCCAGACCAAGTCCCATGTCATATGgaagaagatgaggaagaagaaagtgacACAGGAACTAATTCAATATCATCAGACCCCAACAATCAAACACATGATAAACCATCCATTCCTAAAGTTCCAAAAACCCCAAAGAAGGATTTTAGAAGCCAGTCCATGTTGATCTCCAGAAAGGCCACACTTAAGAAGACTCCTAGCTCTATAAAATACATTCCAACAATTTCATCTTCTGGTCTGACCAAGGATGAAGCTTTGGCAGAAATTGACAAGCTTCAGAAAGATATATTGTCGCAGCAAACTGAGAAAGAGTTCGTAAGGAGTTTGTACGAACGCGCGTATGAAAAGTACTGGTCAATTGAAGACCAGATCACAGCAACACAGAAAAGAGTTTGCAGCTTGCAAGATGAGTTTGGTGTTGGGACAGTGATAGAAGACAATGATGCAAGAACTTTGATGGCAGCCACAGCTCTAAAATCATGCCAAGAGACTCTGGACAAGTTGAAAGAGATACAAGTTCAAGCATCTAAAGAAGCTAAAGAGGAGTATCAAAGAGTTAAGAAAGCTCACGAGATGTTTGAGACCCTAAGAGACCAATTCATTTCTAAATATATGACGAGTCAGCTAGAGCATGATGATGGGGACAAGTGTAAGAGTGTAGAAACAGATCAAAAAAGCATAGATGAAGAGATGGATAGGTTGGAGCAAGAGGCGCATAATGTGGGGCTATTGAGAGAGAAGATCAAACGAAAGTTGGAGGAAGATTCAAGCAATTCCTTCACTGTGACTGAAATGGCTGAGTGCATTGATGAGCTTGTAAATAAGATTTGTACCTTGGAAACAGCGGTTTCATCTCAGACTGGTTTGGTTAAGAGACTAAGATCAGACACAGATGGACTTCAGACAAGCATAAGAAAGTTGGAAGAAGACAAGGAAATGCTCATAGAAGACTCAGAAGTTACCAAGAAGAAGCTAAAGGAATTAGAGCGAGAGTTATGGAGACTTAAAATGCTCAACCGAAGTGTCAGAAGTCAAGACAACACCCTCCAAACGCGCTTTACTGAAGCTACCTGTAACCTTGAGCACCTTTCTGGAAAATTGACTTACATGAAGCCAGATGAGGAGGAGGAGAACTTGGTGCTTTACAGGAAGAAGAGAACTGCTTCTGATGGTATACCAgggaaaaagtttgaaaaacatgGTGCTAACTTGTTTGTTAATAACTTAGATGTCAAGacaataaaggaaaaaaatggtGCAAATATTCATAAGAACGAGTCTAATTCGATTGGGAGTAGTTTTCTTAATGAAAGGATTCAGAAGCTGCCATTCCATGAAAATGATAATTCATCTGATACAGTGAGCAATGTTGACAATGAATCACAGGACTTGGACACTGGTGAGGGAGATCAACCTAACTGGAGGCAGATGTTTATGAGTGGAttagatgacagagaaaagatTCTGCTGGAGGAGTACACATCAGTCTTAATGAACTATAAGGAGGTCAGGGCTAAGCTCAATGATGTGGAAAAGAGAAGCCGAGACAGCATTTTTGAGTTGACACTTCAG CTAAGGGAGATGAAGAATGCTCTTGTGGCAAAGGATAAAGAGATACAGATTTTACGTCAGAAGTTAAACTGTCCAGATGCAAATCCTGATGAAAGTCCCTACACCAACACCACGGAATACAAATATACACCCAATGAAGCAATTCTTCGAAGAGCAAGTCAAAGAGCATATGGGTCAGACTCAGaagttttacatttaaattcaaATGCAGATGCAAATGCAGTTACCCCTTTTTCAGAACATCACGGTGAAACTGAAAGCACGAGAAGTATAACCTTATCATCTCTGAAAATGACACTTGGGAGGCTCATGGAAAATCAGGATAACCGCCATGACCTTTCGAACATGGAACAGAAATTCCGCTCAGCCATCGACGACTTAATGGAAGAGAACTTGGAGTTCTGGTTGAGGTTTAGCACTTCAGTTCATCAGATTCAAAAGTTCCAAAACTCTGTTCAGGACTTGAAAGCTGAGCTGAAAATGATAAGGGAAAGAAACGCGAAATCTGAAGGGCATTCAAATAATAAACATCATATGCAATCTGAACTGAGGCCAATATTCAGACACCTTAGAGAAATAAGAACCGAATTATCACTGTGGGTGGAACACAATGCAGTACTTCAGGATGAACTGCAAGGAAGGTACTCATCTTTGAGCAACATACAAGATGAGATAGCAAGAGCGGGGTACGCGGAATCCGGAGCCGACCAGGCTGAGCTAATTAGCAAGTACCAAGCTGCAAAGTTTCAAGGTGAGATTCTCAACATGAAGCAAGAGAACAGCAAGGTTGCAAGTGAACTTCAAGCAGGTCTTAGCCTTGTGAAAGGAATGAAAGTTGATGTTGAGAAGACACTTGATGAGCTAGATGAAGCTATTGGTGATAGTAGTAAGAGTGTCAGCCAGATAAAAAAATCCAGTAGTCGTGCTCGAATACCCTTGAGGTCTTTCTTGTTTGGAGTCAAGTTAAAGAAGCAAAAGAATCATCCTTCACTGTTTGCATGTGTCAACCCAGCATTGCAAAGGCAACACAGTTTCAATGAACAAGCACCAGCTCCAATTTAG